The proteins below come from a single Terriglobales bacterium genomic window:
- a CDS encoding ABC-F family ATP-binding cassette domain-containing protein, protein MIQLSGAGKRYGHKLLFEGLDWLITPNDRVGVVGANGTGKSTLLKVLAGIETLDYGTIVRTKGISAGYLPQDGLSLSGRTVFAECMSVFAELQSMEHELEQLTAQMSELDHAGADYAQVAERFHSLEAHFRARDGYALEAQVGTVLAGLGFRKDDWHRATEEFSGGWQMRIALAKLLLQKPNLLLLDEPTNHLDLETRNWLEEYLANYPNAFVLISHDRYFLDVTVKKTIEIWNKRVQFYSGNYEKYLAQREERKTQLESSYRNQREKIEQLEAFINRFRYQATKAKQVQSRIKELERMERIEVPPEEKTIHFRFPQPKPSGRIVAEFKNVVKSYGEKEVFRDVNFMIERGDRVALVGLNGAGKSTLIRMLANDEPLTAGEYALGHNAQPDYFAQDQYKVLDPERRMLDDLEEVAPRATTTELRNLLGCFLFSDDEVFKQLGVLSGGERNRYALARMLLHPSNFLLLDEPTNHLDLRAKDVLLNALQDFSGTVVFVSHDRYFIDKLATRIFEVGNGKVEVFPGNYEDYLWRKQGGASRIAAGVTEAAPTTSTPEPAITNNGDSAQPASEPKQGRMNPIKLRQMKERVGEIEEEITKLETGIAECEQALQTFVSAQETARLTQLLETRRHDLESLMKEWAEISSAIEG, encoded by the coding sequence ATGATTCAACTTTCCGGCGCGGGGAAGCGCTACGGCCACAAGCTGCTCTTTGAAGGTCTCGATTGGCTGATCACGCCGAACGACCGCGTCGGAGTTGTCGGAGCGAACGGGACTGGAAAATCCACGTTGCTGAAAGTGCTTGCCGGAATCGAGACCCTCGATTACGGAACGATTGTCCGCACGAAAGGCATCAGCGCCGGATATCTGCCACAGGACGGGCTTTCCCTAAGCGGGCGGACTGTTTTCGCTGAGTGCATGTCTGTATTCGCTGAATTGCAGAGCATGGAGCACGAGCTTGAGCAGCTCACAGCACAAATGTCGGAACTGGATCATGCTGGCGCGGACTACGCGCAAGTCGCCGAGCGCTTTCACTCGCTCGAAGCCCACTTTCGCGCACGCGATGGTTACGCACTCGAGGCTCAGGTTGGAACCGTTCTCGCCGGACTCGGATTCCGCAAGGATGATTGGCACCGAGCGACAGAAGAGTTCTCGGGCGGATGGCAGATGCGTATCGCACTCGCCAAGCTGTTGCTGCAAAAACCGAATCTTCTCCTGCTCGATGAGCCCACGAATCATCTCGATCTCGAAACCCGCAACTGGCTGGAAGAATATCTCGCGAATTATCCGAATGCCTTCGTCCTGATTTCTCACGACCGCTACTTCCTCGATGTGACCGTTAAGAAGACAATCGAAATCTGGAACAAGCGCGTGCAGTTCTATTCCGGGAACTACGAGAAGTATCTGGCACAGCGCGAAGAGCGCAAGACGCAGCTTGAATCCTCCTACCGCAATCAACGCGAAAAGATCGAGCAGCTTGAGGCATTCATCAATCGATTTCGTTATCAGGCGACGAAAGCCAAGCAGGTACAGAGCCGCATCAAGGAACTCGAACGCATGGAGCGCATCGAAGTTCCTCCGGAAGAAAAGACGATCCACTTTCGCTTTCCTCAGCCCAAGCCGAGCGGGCGCATCGTTGCCGAATTCAAAAATGTGGTTAAAAGCTACGGCGAGAAAGAAGTCTTCCGCGATGTGAACTTCATGATTGAGCGTGGAGACCGGGTTGCGCTGGTAGGCCTGAATGGTGCGGGAAAATCGACGCTCATCCGCATGCTGGCAAATGATGAACCGCTTACGGCAGGCGAGTACGCTCTCGGACACAACGCGCAGCCGGATTACTTCGCGCAAGATCAATACAAGGTTCTTGATCCCGAGCGCCGCATGTTGGACGACCTCGAAGAAGTCGCGCCGCGCGCAACCACAACGGAACTGCGGAACCTGCTGGGTTGTTTTCTGTTTTCAGATGATGAGGTCTTCAAGCAGCTCGGCGTCCTCTCCGGCGGAGAACGCAATCGCTACGCTCTCGCGCGAATGCTGCTGCATCCCTCGAACTTCCTCCTGCTCGACGAACCGACGAACCATCTGGACCTGCGCGCAAAAGACGTTCTCTTAAATGCGCTCCAGGACTTCAGCGGAACGGTTGTATTCGTTTCGCACGATCGCTATTTCATTGACAAGCTCGCAACTCGAATCTTCGAAGTCGGGAATGGCAAAGTCGAGGTGTTCCCAGGGAATTACGAAGATTATCTCTGGCGCAAGCAAGGCGGAGCCTCGCGGATCGCAGCCGGTGTGACTGAAGCCGCTCCGACGACCAGCACTCCTGAACCGGCGATCACGAACAACGGCGATTCTGCCCAGCCTGCCTCAGAGCCTAAGCAGGGACGAATGAACCCGATCAAGCTGCGTCAGATGAAAGAGCGAGTGGGCGAGATCGAGGAAGAAATCACGAAGCTCGAAACAGGAATTGCGGAATGCGAGCAGGCGCTACAAACATTTGTGAGTGCGCAAGAAACCGCTCGACTAACGCAGCTACTCGAAACCCGGCGCCACGATTTGGAATCGCTGATGAAAGAGTGGGCGGAGATTTCTTCGGCTATCGAAGGGTGA
- a CDS encoding DUF2461 domain-containing protein produces MSTALQAVLTARRFPGFSPEAISFLRGLERNNKREWFQPRKHIYEEQVRTPLEALVNAINSELADFAPRYVTPIKKAVFRIYRDTRFSKDKRPYKTHIAATFYLQSMCKAAGPCFYFHFTPKELLIFAGVYMPERDELLKIRSLLAERHEEFRTLVRGRALRNAFGELQGEKLSRIPKGFDKEHPAEDLIRGKQWFFEHTIDGSVINTARMLPEIVSHFRAAAPFVEFLAQPFVQQTRPRKLPFMAF; encoded by the coding sequence ATGTCAACTGCATTGCAAGCCGTCCTGACCGCCAGACGCTTTCCCGGCTTTTCGCCTGAGGCTATCAGCTTCCTTCGCGGTCTCGAGCGCAACAACAAGCGGGAATGGTTCCAGCCCCGCAAGCACATCTACGAGGAGCAAGTTCGCACTCCGCTTGAAGCGCTGGTGAATGCGATCAATTCCGAACTGGCTGATTTCGCTCCGCGCTATGTGACTCCGATTAAGAAGGCTGTCTTCCGCATTTACCGCGACACGCGCTTCTCGAAAGATAAGCGGCCGTACAAGACCCACATTGCCGCGACCTTTTACCTGCAAAGTATGTGTAAGGCTGCCGGGCCTTGTTTCTATTTTCACTTCACTCCCAAAGAGCTGCTGATCTTCGCCGGCGTGTATATGCCCGAGCGCGACGAGCTGTTGAAAATCCGCAGCTTGCTCGCGGAACGCCACGAAGAATTTCGCACGCTTGTGCGCGGTCGAGCGCTGCGAAATGCCTTCGGAGAATTGCAAGGCGAGAAGCTCTCGCGTATCCCGAAGGGCTTTGACAAAGAGCATCCGGCAGAAGATCTGATTCGCGGAAAGCAATGGTTCTTCGAGCACACCATAGACGGATCAGTCATAAACACTGCGCGAATGTTGCCGGAAATCGTGAGCCACTTCCGAGCAGCAGCTCCGTTTGTCGAATTTCTCGCTCAGCCTTTCGTGCAGCAAACCCGCCCGCGCAAGCTGCCGTTCATGGCGTTTTGA
- the moeB gene encoding molybdopterin-synthase adenylyltransferase MoeB gives MATSTLLSNALSKDEILRYSRHLIMPEVGLEGQQKLKAARVLCIGTGGLGSPLAMYLAAAGIGTLGLVDFDVVDFTNLQRQIIHSTSDVGRKKLDSAADKIEAINPYVEVVRYETRLSSDNALRIFEDFDIVVDGTDNFPTRYLVNDACVLSGKPNVYGSIFRFEGQASVFGLKDGPCYRCLYPEPPPPGLVPSCAEGGVLGILPGLVGIIQATETIKLILGKGDPLVGRLLLVDALGMRFRELKLRKNPECPICGPNRTITELIDYQEFCGIRGEEAPVTVNVPEIQPEELKQRLDAGEDIFVLDVREPHEYQICNLNGYLIPLGDLPKRMNELDSSREIVAHCRSGVRSGKAVDFLRQAGFKKVRNLAGGILAWADRVDPRMPKY, from the coding sequence ATGGCTACATCCACACTCCTCTCTAACGCGCTCAGCAAAGACGAAATTCTCCGCTATTCGCGGCATCTCATTATGCCCGAAGTGGGACTCGAAGGTCAGCAAAAGCTGAAAGCCGCGCGCGTGCTCTGCATTGGTACCGGCGGGCTTGGCTCGCCTCTCGCGATGTATCTTGCCGCCGCTGGAATCGGTACGCTCGGCCTCGTCGATTTCGACGTGGTGGACTTTACGAATCTGCAGCGGCAGATCATCCACTCGACTTCTGATGTTGGCCGCAAGAAGCTCGACTCGGCTGCCGACAAGATCGAGGCGATCAATCCCTACGTCGAAGTCGTTCGCTATGAAACGCGGCTCAGCAGCGATAACGCGCTGCGCATCTTCGAAGACTTCGACATCGTCGTCGATGGCACCGACAATTTTCCGACACGCTACCTCGTGAACGATGCCTGCGTGCTCAGCGGCAAGCCGAACGTCTACGGATCGATCTTCCGCTTCGAAGGCCAGGCGAGCGTGTTCGGGTTGAAAGACGGCCCGTGCTATCGCTGCTTGTATCCCGAACCGCCGCCACCAGGCCTCGTGCCATCGTGCGCCGAAGGCGGAGTGCTTGGAATTCTGCCAGGACTCGTTGGCATCATTCAGGCGACCGAAACGATCAAGCTGATCCTCGGCAAAGGTGATCCGCTCGTTGGACGTCTGCTGCTGGTCGATGCGCTCGGCATGCGCTTCCGCGAATTGAAGCTGCGCAAGAATCCGGAGTGCCCGATTTGCGGTCCGAATCGTACAATCACAGAGCTGATTGATTATCAGGAGTTCTGTGGTATCCGCGGAGAAGAAGCGCCAGTGACCGTCAACGTGCCCGAGATTCAACCCGAAGAGCTGAAGCAGCGACTCGATGCCGGAGAGGACATCTTTGTCCTCGACGTACGCGAGCCGCACGAATATCAGATTTGCAACCTGAATGGATATTTGATTCCGCTCGGCGATCTGCCCAAGCGCATGAACGAACTCGACTCCAGCCGAGAGATCGTCGCGCACTGCCGCTCCGGCGTGCGCAGTGGCAAGGCGGTCGATTTCCTGAGGCAGGCGGGGTTCAAGAAAGTGCGTAATCTCGCAGGAGGCATTCTGGCGTGGGCCGATCGGGTTGACCCGCGAATGCCGAAATACTGA
- a CDS encoding ubiquitin-like small modifier protein 1, producing the protein MKIFIPTPLRQYAGKQDAVEVHASTVNDALSKLTSTHPDLKRHLYTDDGKLRAFVNVYLNDEDVRYLATKEQTPVKDGDQLSIIPSIAGGSEIG; encoded by the coding sequence ATGAAAATCTTCATACCTACACCACTCCGGCAGTATGCAGGTAAACAGGATGCAGTTGAAGTTCATGCATCCACAGTGAACGATGCGTTATCAAAACTCACCAGCACGCATCCTGATTTGAAACGGCATCTTTACACGGATGACGGCAAGCTGCGCGCATTCGTAAACGTCTATTTGAACGATGAAGACGTGCGCTATCTCGCGACGAAAGAGCAGACGCCGGTGAAAGACGGAGATCAGTTGTCGATCATTCCCTCGATCGCAGGCGGAAGCGAAATCGGCTGA
- a CDS encoding M67 family metallopeptidase: MLKINQHDYTAIRQHGEQTYPHECCGVLLGRSGEDSRTVEQTVRCGNTRSDSPHNRYHIAPQELVRIQRQAREAGLEIVGFYHSHPDHPARWSQTDLAEAHWIGCSYVITSVEKGTAKITNSFLLAGADEENKHFEDEPVNVDGLARAAG, translated from the coding sequence ATGCTGAAGATCAACCAACACGACTACACCGCGATTCGCCAGCATGGCGAGCAAACCTACCCGCACGAATGCTGCGGAGTGCTCCTCGGGCGCTCGGGCGAGGATTCGCGGACGGTTGAGCAAACCGTTCGATGCGGTAACACGCGTTCCGACTCGCCACACAACCGCTATCACATTGCCCCGCAAGAGCTGGTGCGCATTCAGCGGCAGGCGCGCGAAGCAGGACTGGAGATCGTCGGCTTCTATCATTCGCACCCCGACCATCCGGCGCGCTGGTCGCAAACCGATCTCGCAGAGGCCCATTGGATCGGCTGTTCGTATGTGATCACAAGTGTCGAAAAGGGAACGGCAAAAATTACGAATTCATTCCTGCTGGCAGGTGCGGACGAAGAGAACAAGCATTTTGAAGACGAGCCGGTAAACGTAGACGGTTTGGCTCGTGCAGCAGGATGA
- a CDS encoding cysteine synthase family protein, with protein MTSQFSARTARQLLGNTQLERVGNTPLLRLGRIADGLRGVQILGKAEWVNPGGSVKDRPAFNIVRDAERNGQLRPGKTLLDATSGNTGIAYAMIGAAKGFPVKLCMPSNVSLERKRILKAYGAEIVFTDPNDGSDGAIRKARELAAAEPERYFYADQYSNEANWRAHYNSTANEIWNQTDGRITHFVATLGTSGTFVGCTRRLRELNPDIKCISLQPDSPFHGLEGLKHMATAIVPRIYDPSLADEDHGISTEAAYAMLKRLAREEGLLVGISSGAAVVGAVELARHLEKSGWIEENGEAVIVTILCDSADKYLSDRLWEE; from the coding sequence ATTACTTCACAATTCAGTGCCAGGACAGCTCGCCAACTGCTTGGGAACACACAACTTGAGCGTGTCGGAAATACTCCGCTGTTGCGCCTCGGGCGAATCGCGGACGGGCTGCGCGGAGTTCAGATTCTGGGGAAGGCGGAGTGGGTGAACCCGGGCGGATCGGTGAAGGACCGTCCGGCGTTCAACATCGTGCGCGACGCGGAGCGGAACGGGCAGCTTCGTCCGGGGAAGACGCTGCTGGATGCCACCAGTGGCAATACGGGAATCGCTTACGCGATGATTGGCGCGGCTAAAGGGTTTCCGGTGAAGCTATGCATGCCTTCCAACGTCTCGCTGGAACGGAAGCGGATTTTGAAGGCTTATGGGGCCGAGATCGTTTTTACCGATCCGAATGATGGCTCCGATGGGGCGATCCGCAAAGCGCGCGAGTTGGCTGCCGCTGAGCCGGAGAGATACTTCTACGCCGATCAATACTCGAACGAGGCCAACTGGCGGGCGCACTACAATTCCACCGCAAACGAAATCTGGAACCAGACTGACGGCCGGATTACGCACTTTGTCGCCACGCTCGGAACCAGCGGAACATTTGTGGGCTGCACGCGGAGATTGCGCGAGCTGAATCCGGATATCAAATGCATTTCGCTCCAGCCGGATTCGCCATTCCATGGCCTTGAGGGGCTCAAGCACATGGCGACGGCGATCGTCCCCAGGATTTACGATCCGTCACTGGCGGATGAAGATCATGGAATTTCCACCGAGGCGGCCTATGCGATGCTCAAGCGGCTCGCACGCGAGGAAGGTTTGCTGGTGGGGATTTCATCAGGTGCGGCGGTGGTTGGAGCGGTGGAATTAGCTCGACATTTAGAGAAGAGCGGCTGGATTGAGGAAAACGGCGAGGCCGTGATTGTGACGATCCTGTGCGACTCGGCGGATAAGTATTTGAGTGATCGATTGTGGGAGGAATGA
- a CDS encoding rhomboid family intramembrane serine protease, with product MGLPPFRGAVKQIILASTAIYIVLLLLLSFAPNIGNLVFALGVLQPQRIHEGWLWQFVTYAFMYQDPLDFVLSLVGIYFIGGAVEDQIGWGRFYGLFFGSLVFAGVVGYGLSLTGVIAQGPAMGSGAAADAILMVFYLFNRNAPIMLFPIPIQIPVKWIVVGIAALETAYLLLSHFALQFCVILLGLLGGYVWFAIFARRRVSPGISERLYGMRNAYYRWKRRRAAKKFQVYMRKHDRNVYFDEYGNYKPPDDKRDDGRGGWVN from the coding sequence ATGGGTCTGCCTCCCTTTCGCGGCGCCGTAAAGCAGATCATCCTTGCCAGCACCGCGATCTACATCGTGCTGCTGCTCCTTCTCTCGTTTGCGCCGAACATCGGCAATTTGGTCTTCGCGTTGGGAGTGCTGCAGCCGCAGCGCATTCACGAGGGTTGGCTCTGGCAGTTCGTGACCTATGCGTTCATGTATCAGGATCCGCTGGATTTCGTACTGTCGCTGGTGGGTATTTACTTCATCGGCGGCGCAGTCGAAGACCAGATTGGCTGGGGAAGGTTCTATGGTCTCTTCTTCGGCAGCCTCGTCTTTGCCGGAGTTGTTGGTTATGGGCTCTCATTGACCGGCGTGATCGCACAGGGGCCGGCAATGGGCTCAGGGGCTGCTGCAGACGCGATCCTGATGGTCTTCTACCTCTTCAATCGCAACGCGCCAATCATGCTGTTTCCGATTCCAATCCAGATTCCGGTGAAGTGGATTGTGGTTGGAATCGCCGCGCTTGAAACTGCGTATCTGCTGCTCTCGCACTTTGCTTTGCAGTTCTGCGTGATCCTGCTCGGTTTGCTCGGGGGTTACGTGTGGTTTGCGATATTTGCGCGCAGGCGGGTTTCGCCAGGAATTTCAGAGCGACTCTACGGAATGCGCAACGCGTACTATCGCTGGAAGCGTCGCCGTGCGGCGAAAAAGTTTCAGGTGTATATGCGCAAGCACGACCGCAACGTGTATTTCGACGAGTACGGCAATTACAAGCCGCCGGACGATAAGCGCGATGATGGACGCGGCGGGTGGGTGAACTAG
- a CDS encoding M28 family metallopeptidase has product MFCSFTSVAQENPQRTPPPKPVAVVEVNPQPTKLDPQIVAALKEISPEHIRAIDEKLVSFKNRNTLSSNDQEMISQGLGVTAAAKWIQEQFESYSKACGGCLEVKTDSFTQPVGPRVPTPTPLTNVYAILRGTDQENAKRIYLVTGHYDSRNTDVLNTKDPAPGANDDASGTSVSIECARVLSKHKFPATIIFLTVAGEEQGLDGSKHFAQMAHEQGWDIQGALNNDIVGGNTTPGDTLQRKDTVRIFSEGVPATLKPEELNRFRNLGLENDSTSRELARYVRTTSKEYLPKFQPTLIFRRDRFLRGGDHTSFNEEGFAAVRVTEYREDFHHQHQNLRTEDGIEYGDLVKFVDFNYVANVARTNAATLASLASAPAPPANVHIETRGLTNDTTLTWEASPGGLATGYQVLWRDGDQPYWQHAMSVPASSTTITLPISKDNVFFALRAIDAKGHISLAVVPTPSGRIGIPGRSQAPSSSGM; this is encoded by the coding sequence ATGTTTTGCTCTTTCACCAGCGTTGCTCAGGAAAATCCGCAGCGCACGCCGCCTCCGAAGCCGGTGGCTGTTGTGGAGGTCAACCCACAACCTACGAAGCTCGATCCGCAGATAGTGGCGGCGCTGAAAGAGATTTCTCCTGAGCACATCCGCGCCATCGACGAGAAGCTGGTTTCTTTCAAGAACCGCAACACGCTGTCCTCGAACGATCAGGAGATGATCTCGCAGGGGCTCGGCGTGACGGCTGCGGCCAAGTGGATTCAGGAGCAGTTCGAGAGTTATTCGAAAGCATGTGGTGGATGTCTGGAGGTGAAGACCGATTCCTTCACTCAGCCCGTGGGTCCGCGCGTGCCTACGCCGACTCCGCTGACGAATGTTTACGCAATTCTGCGCGGCACCGATCAAGAGAACGCGAAACGGATTTACCTTGTCACCGGACATTATGATTCCCGCAACACCGACGTTTTGAACACGAAAGATCCTGCGCCTGGAGCTAATGACGATGCCAGCGGCACCTCGGTGAGCATTGAATGCGCGCGCGTGCTGAGCAAACACAAGTTCCCCGCGACCATTATTTTTCTGACCGTCGCCGGTGAAGAGCAGGGCCTTGACGGGTCGAAGCACTTCGCGCAGATGGCACATGAACAAGGATGGGACATTCAGGGAGCGCTGAACAACGATATCGTCGGCGGCAACACTACGCCTGGCGACACGCTCCAGCGCAAGGACACCGTGCGCATCTTCTCGGAAGGCGTTCCCGCGACGCTCAAGCCTGAGGAACTGAATCGCTTTCGCAACCTCGGACTGGAGAACGATTCGACTTCTCGCGAGTTGGCTCGCTATGTGCGGACTACGTCGAAAGAGTACCTGCCGAAATTTCAACCAACGCTCATCTTTCGTCGCGATCGCTTCCTGCGTGGCGGCGATCACACGTCGTTCAACGAAGAAGGATTCGCTGCCGTGCGCGTGACCGAGTACCGCGAGGACTTCCATCATCAGCATCAAAATCTACGCACCGAAGATGGAATCGAGTACGGCGATCTGGTGAAGTTCGTCGATTTCAACTATGTCGCGAATGTGGCGCGAACGAATGCAGCAACGCTGGCTTCACTGGCGTCGGCTCCGGCTCCGCCGGCGAATGTGCACATCGAGACGCGCGGGCTCACAAACGACACGACACTCACGTGGGAAGCCTCGCCGGGCGGCCTGGCTACTGGATATCAGGTGCTGTGGCGCGATGGCGATCAGCCGTATTGGCAACATGCGATGAGCGTGCCTGCAAGCAGCACGACAATCACACTGCCGATCTCGAAAGACAACGTCTTTTTCGCTTTGCGCGCGATTGACGCAAAAGGGCACATCAGTTTGGCGGTTGTGCCCACTCCGAGCGGTAGAATCGGAATACCGGGCAGAAGTCAGGCGCCGTCTTCGTCCGGAATGTGA
- a CDS encoding GIY-YIG nuclease family protein: protein MREHKAGTFEGFSKKYRCHRLVYYERYDYIQAAIGREKQLKGITRKKKIALIESMNPRWQDLSETWEREHLVPRQSMKEADEASARRIKLSIDGSKPKSLVDGN from the coding sequence GTGCGCGAGCACAAAGCAGGCACATTCGAAGGCTTCTCCAAAAAATATCGGTGCCACCGGCTCGTCTATTACGAACGCTATGACTACATCCAGGCGGCTATCGGACGTGAGAAACAACTGAAGGGCATCACTCGAAAGAAGAAGATCGCATTGATCGAATCCATGAATCCGCGGTGGCAGGATTTGAGCGAGACCTGGGAACGGGAGCATCTGGTCCCGCGGCAATCGATGAAAGAGGCAGATGAAGCCAGCGCCCGCCGAATCAAACTCTCCATCGACGGTTCTAAGCCGAAGAGCCTTGTTGACGGCAATTAA